AGCCTTTAGCTAAAAGAGGAAAGCCGACAGCCAGACGCTAACGGCCATCGGCTACTGGCTATCGGCCAATGGCTTCTTTTCGTAGAATTCAATCAGCACCCCGTGCGTGCCCTTGGGGTGGACGAAGGCGAGTTTGCGTCCGTTGGAGCCGACGCGCGGCGTCTTGTCAATCAACTCGTAGCCATGCGCCTCCAGGGTGCGCAGGGTCGCCTCCACGTCGTCCACCTCAAAGCAGATGTGGTGGATGCCCTCGCCGCGCTTCTCCAGGAAACGGGCGACGGTGCTTGCGTCGGACGTGGGCCGCAGGAGTTCAATCTCGCTTTCGCCCACGCGCAGGCCCACGATTTCCACGCCCTGGTCGGGCACGACGCGTCGGTACTCCACATGCAGGCCCAGCGTGTCGCGGAACAGCGCCAGCGCCGCGTCCAAATCCTTCACCGCCACCCCCACATGCGCGATTTTGTTCATCGTTTCCTCCCGTCAAGCCTCTAGCCTTTAGCCTCTGGCCTCTAGCCATTGGCCTTCAGATGCCATTTCCTTGCCAAAGGCTAAGGGCGAGGGGCTAAAGGCTAGAGGCTACTCTCACCACATCGTCGCCGGCTGGTACTCCCCGAAAACCT
Above is a genomic segment from Chloroflexota bacterium containing:
- the mce gene encoding methylmalonyl-CoA epimerase; this translates as MNKIAHVGVAVKDLDAALALFRDTLGLHVEYRRVVPDQGVEIVGLRVGESEIELLRPTSDASTVARFLEKRGEGIHHICFEVDDVEATLRTLEAHGYELIDKTPRVGSNGRKLAFVHPKGTHGVLIEFYEKKPLADSQ